The genomic region AATAGGTCTTTAGTATCTACCAATACTATATTTCAAGGTTTTTTTATATAAAATCGACAATATACTACATTCCTTATATCCAAAATTAAATAATTTGAATCTTTAGACCTAAACAAAAAAAGACCTTACCCAGGAACATCTGCTGGTGTAAAGTCTTTATCCATTTAAAAATAATATATTTGTTATATCTAACGGTTGATTAATACCGGATTTCGTTCAAGCAGCCCACTGCCAAAGGTTTCCCTGAACGGGGAATCCTCCATATGAATATATCCAATGTAACAACCGCACTTTTTCATGCGACAAGGCCGATCCGCGGCCAAAGCTTGTAGACCATCGCGATACAGATGCCCAATGATCCGGCGATCCTTATAACACCGCTTCACATGACCGGACCCTTGTACATAAAAGACTTCCGAACCGGCAGCACATCGTTTGCCCAAGCTCTCATAATCCTGCAGATTACCTTCAAAAAGCGGATCAAGCCCACGTAAAAACTGAATCTCTTCCGGCATGTAATACTTGGGCCGATCTTTGAAGGCATTAACCCACATATATACATCCTCCGGCAAAGCCTGTCTCATCGACTCAATTGCGGGGAATGCACTGCGGAGTCCGACAGTACCAACACTAAATGCTAGCCCCATCTG from Paenibacillus sp. FSL R5-0341 harbors:
- a CDS encoding STM4011 family radical SAM protein, which produces MRATLYYRGKLSSCNYDCPYCPFSKTVDSKETLEMDEQQLRQFLNWVREQEVEGHQFSIFFNPYGEALVRRWYREAMVELSHMPHVDKVAIQTNLSVKLDWARELDANKAAFWATYHPRETKEASFVKQCLTLRQMGLAFSVGTVGLRSAFPAIESMRQALPEDVYMWVNAFKDRPKYYMPEEIQFLRGLDPLFEGNLQDYESLGKRCAAGSEVFYVQGSGHVKRCYKDRRIIGHLYRDGLQALAADRPCRMKKCGCYIGYIHMEDSPFRETFGSGLLERNPVLINR